In a genomic window of Hyphomonas sp.:
- a CDS encoding helix-turn-helix domain-containing protein, translated as MADETDLHVGKRLRRRRRLLGMTQQDLASQVGVRFQQIQKYECGANRITASRLYELAKAMNVSVQYFFDGIPASDAPDAANDAERMEGDILSQKETLELVRAYYRLGERPRKRLLELAKALEGDTSNTGVA; from the coding sequence ATGGCTGACGAAACAGACCTGCACGTGGGCAAACGCCTCCGCCGCCGCCGCCGACTGCTTGGCATGACCCAGCAGGACCTTGCGAGCCAGGTTGGCGTGCGATTCCAGCAGATCCAGAAATATGAGTGCGGCGCCAATCGCATCACCGCCTCCCGCCTGTACGAACTCGCCAAGGCGATGAACGTGTCGGTGCAATATTTCTTCGACGGCATTCCCGCCAGCGATGCCCCGGATGCTGCCAATGACGCCGAACGCATGGAAGGCGACATCCTTTCGCAAAAGGAAACGCTGGAACTGGTCCGGGCCTATTACCGGCTTGGCGAGCGCCCGCGCAAACGCCTGCTGGAGCTGGCCAAGGCGCTCGAAGGCGACACCAGCAATACCGGCGTCGCTTGA
- a CDS encoding TraB/GumN family protein: MRRVSLAMTGAALALAFSLSGCGPKADAPAPAPAAQTAESRAAQLEAQKAAYAAALAEAEASRGAGTPALWTLSDEDTTLYMLGTVHLLRPDLDWRSDAIDAAFAEADTVVFEADVTSQAAASEMMRFISTEGMLEGGQQLTSLLDEVERGELQKALDHVGMPLGAVQPMQPWWAAVNLSVLQIQKEGYDPNSGVEMVLGAEARAAGKSLAYLETIEEQLGRFADLPMDVQVDFLIGSAESIEEGGEVLDTLVSEWVDGDVHGIGLLMANPDMMGSDEVYDALLKSRNEIWVGKIEAMLDTPGTRLIAVGAGHLAGEDSVIDMLEARGHTVEGP, from the coding sequence ATGCGGAGAGTTTCCCTTGCCATGACAGGCGCCGCCCTGGCGCTTGCGTTCAGCCTGTCCGGCTGCGGCCCGAAGGCGGATGCGCCTGCGCCCGCCCCGGCGGCGCAGACGGCCGAGAGTCGCGCCGCACAACTCGAGGCCCAGAAGGCGGCCTATGCGGCCGCGCTGGCGGAGGCGGAAGCCTCCCGCGGGGCAGGGACGCCGGCGCTCTGGACGCTGTCGGATGAGGATACGACGCTCTACATGCTCGGCACGGTCCACCTGTTGCGGCCGGATCTCGACTGGCGCAGCGATGCGATCGATGCCGCGTTTGCCGAGGCGGACACGGTCGTGTTCGAAGCCGATGTGACAAGCCAGGCGGCGGCATCGGAAATGATGCGGTTCATATCCACCGAAGGCATGCTGGAAGGCGGGCAGCAGCTGACCAGCCTGCTGGACGAAGTGGAACGCGGTGAATTGCAGAAGGCGCTGGATCATGTCGGCATGCCGCTGGGCGCGGTCCAGCCGATGCAGCCCTGGTGGGCGGCGGTGAACCTGTCCGTCCTGCAGATCCAGAAAGAAGGCTATGATCCGAATTCCGGGGTCGAAATGGTGCTGGGCGCCGAGGCGCGCGCCGCGGGCAAGTCGCTGGCCTATCTGGAGACCATTGAGGAGCAACTCGGACGGTTTGCCGATCTGCCGATGGATGTGCAGGTGGACTTCCTGATCGGGTCTGCCGAATCCATCGAGGAAGGCGGCGAAGTGCTCGACACACTCGTATCCGAATGGGTGGATGGCGATGTGCATGGCATCGGCCTGCTGATGGCCAATCCGGACATGATGGGGTCGGACGAGGTTTATGATGCGCTGCTGAAATCGCGCAACGAAATCTGGGTCGGCAAGATCGAAGCCATGCTGGACACGCCGGGGACGCGGCTGATCGCGGTCGGCGCAGGCCATCTGGCCGGTGAGGACAGCGTGATCGACATGCTGGAAGCGCGGGGCCACACGGTCGAGGGCCCCTAG
- a CDS encoding DNA polymerase Y family protein has translation MVRILSIWLPQLPLDRWVRQQDPRLEGPFAITKDIKNAHRLTHVNAPGRRAGLGPGLSIPDARAICPDLLTEPSDEMREASLLRALWRWADVLSPRVALDAPDGLLLDIAGCAHLFGGEKEMATHAKERLFDMQITARLGIADTKGGAWALARYGKGNPAIAEIGATMDALRTLPIAALGLDDKTISDLSRTGLTTIRQLMDIRSGELARRFGLDLTKALSTASGHAPDPVTPRAANPVYAARMSLPDPIGYLSDIEGVIGRLASSVCGRLQTDQKGARRFELTVRCVDTGNHVLRVGFAKPCFEEGPILQQFARPLDALKIEFGADWFRLRAAHIEPVRSKQMELTEQTDTENELSRIVSTLGNRIGFDHVRHFAGHESHLPESEFFQLETMDRRDAPSWTQTPRQRPLRLFNGPERLHLIEAGRPPRRFQWRRASFHLQTANGPERLTPEWWASSDGRTRDYWRVQTEEGPRFWLLNYPGQAEPDWYIAGRFA, from the coding sequence ATGGTCAGGATATTGTCCATTTGGTTGCCGCAACTGCCGCTTGACCGATGGGTGCGCCAACAAGACCCGCGCCTTGAAGGCCCCTTCGCGATCACCAAAGACATAAAAAACGCGCACCGCCTGACTCATGTGAATGCACCGGGCCGGCGCGCAGGGCTCGGCCCCGGATTGTCCATTCCTGATGCACGGGCAATTTGTCCTGACCTGCTGACCGAGCCTTCAGACGAGATGCGCGAAGCGTCTTTGTTGCGTGCGCTGTGGCGATGGGCGGATGTGCTATCGCCGCGTGTGGCGCTCGATGCGCCGGACGGGTTGCTCCTCGATATTGCGGGCTGCGCGCATTTATTTGGCGGCGAAAAAGAGATGGCGACCCATGCCAAGGAGCGCTTGTTTGACATGCAGATCACCGCGCGGCTGGGCATTGCTGATACCAAGGGTGGCGCCTGGGCGCTCGCGCGTTATGGGAAGGGCAATCCGGCTATTGCTGAAATCGGTGCGACAATGGACGCCTTGCGCACGCTTCCGATTGCCGCGTTAGGTTTAGACGACAAGACGATCTCTGACCTGAGCCGAACTGGTTTGACGACCATTCGTCAGCTTATGGACATTCGGTCAGGCGAACTTGCGCGGCGGTTCGGTCTGGACTTAACGAAAGCACTCTCAACGGCGTCAGGCCATGCGCCCGATCCGGTCACACCTCGCGCAGCTAATCCAGTCTATGCGGCGCGTATGAGCCTTCCCGATCCGATTGGTTATCTGTCCGACATTGAAGGTGTGATTGGAAGGCTTGCTTCCAGCGTATGTGGACGGCTGCAAACGGATCAAAAAGGCGCACGCCGATTTGAACTGACAGTCCGCTGCGTGGATACAGGCAATCATGTCTTGCGTGTCGGTTTTGCCAAGCCATGCTTCGAGGAAGGCCCGATCCTACAGCAATTTGCGCGCCCCTTGGACGCTCTGAAAATCGAGTTTGGCGCGGACTGGTTTCGTCTGCGCGCTGCGCACATTGAGCCTGTCCGATCAAAGCAAATGGAACTGACCGAACAGACGGACACGGAGAATGAACTGTCGCGTATTGTTTCGACTCTTGGCAATCGGATCGGCTTTGACCATGTGCGCCATTTTGCAGGCCATGAAAGCCACTTGCCCGAAAGTGAGTTTTTTCAGCTTGAAACCATGGACAGGCGGGATGCACCAAGCTGGACACAGACCCCTCGCCAGCGTCCCTTGAGACTGTTTAACGGGCCGGAGCGCTTGCATCTGATTGAAGCTGGCAGACCGCCGCGCCGCTTCCAGTGGCGCAGAGCATCTTTTCATTTACAGACTGCCAATGGCCCGGAACGACTGACGCCAGAATGGTGGGCAAGCAGCGATGGACGCACACGAGATTATTGGCGGGTGCAGACTGAAGAAGGCCCGCGTTTCTGGCTTTTGAATTATCCGGGTCAAGCCGAACCGGACTGGTATATTGCAGGGCGTTTCGCATGA
- a CDS encoding inositol monophosphatase family protein: MSTPFSLEDELAFAGRLADAARTAIRPHFRALDGVDGKTGGPAQFGFDPVTAADTGAERAMRDLIAAERPDHGVIGEEFEDIPSRNGLTWLLDPVDGTRAFVAGLPSWTTLIALCDEEGTPLIGIIDQPVLDERYLGWPGGAALQQAGTQTPIRVSGCRDLREAVISTTDPFILNPAEQGAWTHLRATARISRYGLDAYAYARLAAGTIDLVAESGLKAWDIAALIPVVRGAGGLATDWRGNAPRLGGQIVCCASQDILDQALLALRRSAEI; this comes from the coding sequence ATGAGCACTCCCTTTTCCCTTGAAGACGAGTTGGCCTTTGCGGGCCGGCTGGCAGATGCGGCCCGGACAGCGATCCGGCCGCATTTTCGCGCTTTGGATGGTGTTGACGGCAAGACGGGCGGCCCGGCCCAGTTCGGGTTTGACCCGGTCACCGCAGCCGACACCGGCGCCGAGCGCGCCATGCGCGACCTGATCGCGGCGGAGCGGCCGGACCATGGCGTCATCGGGGAAGAGTTCGAGGACATCCCGTCCCGCAACGGCCTGACCTGGCTGCTGGACCCGGTCGATGGCACGCGCGCCTTCGTGGCCGGCCTGCCCAGTTGGACCACGCTGATCGCCCTATGCGACGAAGAGGGCACACCGCTGATCGGCATCATTGACCAGCCCGTGCTGGATGAGCGCTATCTTGGCTGGCCGGGCGGCGCGGCCCTGCAACAGGCGGGCACGCAGACCCCGATCCGGGTATCGGGCTGCCGCGACCTGCGCGAAGCCGTCATCTCGACCACCGACCCGTTCATCCTGAACCCCGCAGAACAGGGCGCATGGACCCATTTGCGGGCCACGGCCCGTATCAGCCGGTATGGCCTGGATGCCTATGCCTATGCCCGGCTGGCAGCCGGCACGATCGACCTGGTTGCGGAAAGCGGGCTGAAGGCCTGGGATATTGCGGCCCTGATCCCGGTCGTGCGCGGGGCCGGCGGCCTGGCGACAGACTGGCGCGGCAATGCGCCGAGACTGGGCGGCCAGATCGTCTGCTGCGCCAGCCAGGACATTCTGGATCAGGCCCTGCTGGCCCTGCGCCGGTCCGCCGAGATTTGA